A genomic stretch from Candidatus Brocadiaceae bacterium includes:
- a CDS encoding anhydro-N-acetylmuramic acid kinase: MLEKLLKLGRKDPKKIIGLMSGTSADGIDACLVELSGNGTNTKINILAFETYPYDEETRNSVLDACDPKTSTVDKVCQLNFFLGKLFADAVKSIAKKAQIRLVDIDLIGSHGHTIRHLPNPSARQAVNADAVSQRIGSTLQIGEPSIIAQETGISTVADFRPRDMAAGGQGAPLVSYVDYLLFRDTKEDRALQNIGGIASLSFLPSNCTTGEIVAFDTGPGNMIIDRITEHITNNRLHFDEGGKLAATGIVNEALLSSLLSHPFLKKTPPKTTGREEFGTLFADKFYKDALHAGTKEIDILATVTAFTAYTIADSYRQWIFPASSLSEIIISGGGCRNATLLEFLAKRFSHSVKLSSSGDFGIDTGVKEALAFAILANETISGNANNVPHATGAKEAVVMGKIIP, from the coding sequence ATGCTTGAAAAACTCCTGAAATTAGGGCGGAAAGATCCGAAAAAAATTATTGGGCTTATGTCAGGAACTTCGGCAGACGGGATAGATGCCTGCCTGGTTGAATTATCTGGAAATGGCACAAATACAAAAATAAATATTCTTGCTTTTGAGACCTATCCGTATGATGAGGAAACACGCAATTCGGTTCTTGATGCATGTGATCCTAAAACCAGCACGGTTGATAAGGTTTGCCAGCTTAATTTTTTTTTAGGAAAACTCTTTGCCGATGCGGTAAAATCCATTGCGAAAAAGGCCCAGATACGCCTTGTGGATATAGACCTCATTGGTTCTCATGGGCACACGATTCGTCACCTGCCGAATCCGTCTGCACGACAGGCAGTAAATGCAGATGCTGTCAGCCAAAGGATCGGTTCAACACTTCAGATCGGTGAACCCTCCATCATTGCGCAGGAAACAGGGATCAGCACCGTGGCTGATTTCCGTCCGAGGGATATGGCCGCCGGGGGGCAAGGCGCTCCGCTCGTTTCATATGTGGATTACCTTCTTTTCAGAGACACAAAAGAGGATCGTGCCTTGCAGAATATAGGGGGAATTGCCAGCCTTTCATTCCTGCCCTCTAACTGCACAACGGGAGAGATTGTCGCGTTTGATACAGGACCCGGCAATATGATTATTGACCGTATTACCGAACACATCACAAACAACAGACTCCATTTTGATGAAGGAGGCAAACTTGCGGCAACAGGAATAGTGAATGAGGCCCTTTTATCATCGCTGCTTTCTCATCCATTCCTTAAAAAAACACCACCGAAAACAACCGGAAGAGAAGAGTTCGGAACATTGTTTGCGGACAAATTCTATAAAGATGCCTTGCATGCCGGCACGAAAGAGATTGATATTCTTGCAACAGTTACGGCCTTTACGGCATACACCATCGCCGATAGCTACAGGCAATGGATTTTTCCCGCGTCTTCCCTATCAGAAATAATTATTTCCGGTGGCGGGTGCAGGAACGCTACTCTATTAGAATTTCTTGCAAAACGGTTTTCTCATTCTGTTAAACTTTCTAGCAGCGGCGATTTCGGTATCGACACAGGCGTCAAGGAGGCGCTTGCGTTTGCAATTCTCGCGAATGAAACAATATCCGGAAACGCCAACAACGTTCCTCATGCTACAGGAGCAAAGGAAGCTGTTGTTATGGGAAAAATTATACCCTAG
- the ahbC gene encoding 12,18-didecarboxysiroheme deacetylase — MIGISKLYCGTVEPSDALRYGRESKKLPSHLLQFSHDKKPVVVWNVGQRCNLKCIHCYSQSKDIEYPNELTTEEAKAMLDDIAEYGAPVILFSGGEPLMRQDLLELISHAKSKGLRAVISTNGTLITKDKANELKKFGLSYVGISLDGLRDTNDRFRGISGAFDLALEGIRNCMSAGIKVGLRFTINKRNAQDIPGIFDLIEKENIPRVCFYHLVYSGRGSNLIEEDLSHEETRKVVDLIINKTKEAHDRGRKIEVLTVDNHADGPYVYLRLLRENPKRAEGVLELLQWNEGNSSGKGLACISWDGEVYADQFWRQHSFGNVKKRKFSEIWEDTSNELMAKLKNKNPYIKGRCAKCKWLSVCSGNFRARAEAYYDDLWEHDPACYLTDEEIGIETETPENTRQKAGVS, encoded by the coding sequence ATGATAGGTATATCAAAATTATACTGTGGTACCGTAGAGCCTTCTGATGCATTACGATATGGAAGGGAATCAAAAAAACTCCCCTCTCATCTTTTACAGTTTTCACACGATAAAAAACCCGTTGTTGTCTGGAACGTTGGACAACGCTGCAACTTGAAGTGTATTCATTGTTATTCGCAGTCAAAAGATATCGAATATCCTAATGAGTTGACCACAGAAGAGGCCAAGGCAATGCTTGATGATATTGCAGAGTATGGGGCGCCTGTTATTCTCTTTTCTGGTGGTGAACCGCTTATGCGACAGGACCTGCTTGAACTCATCAGCCATGCCAAATCGAAAGGACTTCGGGCGGTTATCAGTACCAATGGTACCTTAATCACAAAAGACAAGGCAAACGAGTTAAAGAAATTTGGGCTTTCTTATGTGGGTATCAGTCTTGACGGGTTGAGGGATACAAATGATCGTTTCCGGGGTATTTCCGGAGCATTTGACCTGGCCCTGGAAGGCATCAGAAATTGTATGTCTGCGGGGATAAAAGTCGGTCTTCGATTTACCATTAACAAAAGAAATGCCCAGGATATACCTGGAATCTTTGATCTCATAGAAAAAGAAAACATTCCAAGGGTATGCTTTTATCATTTGGTTTATTCTGGCAGGGGTTCTAACTTGATAGAAGAAGATCTTTCCCATGAAGAGACTCGAAAAGTGGTGGATCTTATTATAAACAAGACAAAAGAAGCTCATGACCGGGGGAGAAAAATAGAAGTGCTTACGGTTGATAACCACGCCGATGGCCCTTACGTGTATTTGCGGCTTTTAAGAGAGAACCCGAAACGTGCAGAAGGGGTATTGGAGCTTCTTCAGTGGAACGAAGGAAACAGCTCCGGTAAGGGGCTTGCCTGTATCAGCTGGGACGGAGAGGTGTATGCGGATCAGTTTTGGAGACAACACTCCTTTGGAAATGTAAAAAAAAGAAAGTTTAGCGAAATCTGGGAAGATACTTCCAATGAGTTAATGGCGAAGCTGAAAAACAAGAATCCCTACATAAAAGGACGCTGTGCGAAGTGTAAGTGGCTCTCTGTCTGTAGCGGAAATTTCAGGGCCAGGGCAGAGGCATACTACGATGACCTGTGGGAGCATGATCCGGCGTGCTATCTCACCGATGAAGAAATTGGAATTGAAACGGAAACCCCTGAAAATACCAGGCAGAAGGCTGGTGTCTCATAA
- a CDS encoding PQQ-binding-like beta-propeller repeat protein encodes MKMKHVFLGTAISFCFMAPLFTNQNTAFISNVYAKDVAQNFPMYKYNLQRTGRVPFTGPSSAVAKWSVCSGGEIWASPVVGSDGMVYVGSTDDNLLSINSQGKVLWAFRADSKIFASPAIGMDGVVYFGSAKGKLYAVKPDGKVKWHFQATGEIHSSPVVRDDGIVYFGCLDGSLYALNETGRLLWNYKTGGEIMSSSPAIGFDNSIYIGSRDGYLYALKEDGSLKWRVKTEGKLDASPVVGDGTIYIAGTNGKLYAVDLDGKLKWAANLGGRTFSSPAIDVDETIYIGTHAGSLYAIKKDGTIKWNYETKKPVTASPTIDANGVIYIGSWDGNLYAVNKDGTKKWSLAFGNPLLSTPAIDSTNTLYIGCADWKIYAIGQ; translated from the coding sequence ATGAAGATGAAACACGTTTTTCTTGGTACTGCCATTTCTTTTTGTTTCATGGCACCCTTATTTACGAATCAAAATACAGCATTCATATCCAATGTGTATGCCAAGGATGTCGCACAGAATTTCCCCATGTACAAATACAATTTACAGAGGACAGGAAGGGTGCCATTTACTGGTCCTTCCAGCGCTGTTGCCAAATGGAGTGTGTGTAGTGGTGGAGAAATATGGGCTTCTCCTGTTGTAGGTTCTGATGGGATGGTTTATGTAGGAAGTACTGATGACAACTTGCTTTCTATTAATTCACAAGGAAAAGTATTATGGGCTTTCAGGGCAGATTCCAAGATTTTTGCTTCCCCGGCGATAGGTATGGATGGTGTTGTTTATTTTGGCTCTGCCAAGGGGAAATTGTACGCGGTTAAACCAGATGGAAAGGTAAAGTGGCACTTTCAGGCTACAGGTGAAATACATTCATCCCCCGTTGTGCGTGATGATGGAATCGTTTATTTTGGTTGTTTAGATGGAAGTCTTTATGCCCTTAATGAAACAGGAAGGCTTCTCTGGAACTATAAAACGGGAGGGGAAATTATGTCCTCTTCTCCTGCCATAGGCTTTGATAACTCAATTTATATTGGTTCTCGAGATGGGTATCTTTATGCTCTTAAAGAAGACGGGAGCTTGAAATGGAGGGTAAAAACCGAAGGAAAACTTGACGCGTCGCCTGTCGTTGGAGATGGCACCATTTATATTGCAGGTACGAACGGAAAGCTTTATGCGGTTGACCTTGACGGGAAATTGAAATGGGCAGCGAATCTGGGTGGCCGTACGTTTTCTTCCCCTGCGATTGACGTTGATGAAACGATTTATATCGGTACGCATGCGGGAAGTCTCTATGCCATAAAAAAAGATGGAACAATAAAATGGAATTACGAAACAAAAAAACCTGTTACAGCATCACCCACCATCGATGCAAATGGTGTCATTTATATCGGTTCGTGGGACGGTAATTTATATGCTGTAAATAAAGACGGAACGAAAAAGTGGAGCTTGGCCTTTGGTAATCCGTTGCTTTCCACCCCTGCGATTGACTCGACAAACACTCTGTATATTGGATGTGCTGACTGGAAAATATATGCTATCGGTCAATAA
- a CDS encoding LysM peptidoglycan-binding domain-containing protein, which yields MKRDIQVGVILGVIILAIIGVFLSTRTTMKEPPIPIPDLEENIPLEALNINTLTENLSGAAQTQEFSETTMIVSENSGHEKPQLAVTENIQKLIEEEKVGEGDDAVIEGEWTGAKEDEKKEIQVATNTRIQSLSQEQEKKETSTLLRQKPSEQRLEIYKVQHKDTLRKIAQKYYGDASQWMRIFDANEDKIYDRNSLQIGMELVIPMEKVTAMSTKKETTTPLLSHVVDVESKKPLEIHRIQRGDTLYKLAVKYYNDGNKWKNILEANKNVIKNKNVLLVGQEVVIPDL from the coding sequence ATGAAACGAGATATTCAGGTTGGCGTAATTTTGGGGGTAATTATTCTTGCAATCATTGGTGTCTTCTTGAGCACACGAACCACCATGAAAGAACCCCCTATTCCCATTCCAGACCTGGAAGAAAATATTCCGCTGGAAGCGCTGAATATTAACACCTTAACGGAAAATCTATCAGGTGCAGCTCAAACACAGGAATTTTCTGAAACCACGATGATTGTATCAGAAAATTCCGGTCATGAAAAACCACAACTTGCCGTGACGGAAAACATTCAGAAACTGATAGAAGAGGAAAAGGTGGGAGAAGGAGACGATGCAGTCATTGAAGGTGAATGGACTGGAGCAAAAGAAGATGAAAAAAAAGAGATACAGGTAGCGACGAATACCCGGATACAATCTCTTTCCCAGGAACAAGAAAAAAAAGAGACTTCCACTTTACTCAGGCAAAAACCTTCTGAACAAAGATTGGAAATATACAAGGTACAGCACAAGGATACCTTGCGAAAAATAGCACAGAAATATTACGGTGATGCTTCTCAGTGGATGCGAATTTTTGATGCAAATGAGGATAAGATTTATGATCGTAATAGTCTTCAGATCGGCATGGAGCTGGTGATACCCATGGAAAAGGTTACTGCAATGAGTACGAAGAAAGAAACCACCACCCCCTTGCTTTCACACGTGGTGGATGTGGAATCCAAAAAACCTCTGGAAATACACCGTATTCAACGTGGAGATACTCTTTATAAACTAGCGGTAAAATACTATAACGACGGTAATAAGTGGAAAAATATTTTAGAAGCAAATAAAAATGTCATTAAGAACAAAAATGTCTTACTCGTTGGCCAGGAAGTAGTGATTCCTGATCTTTAA
- the secD gene encoding protein translocase subunit SecD: protein MGKNLRWKIPLIVIVIAVGIMILYPPGEKILKKEHVREINGKVVERTTIEKSWTQFLVPNPAVRETITDKKTDADGNTVETKSVEYLTKGKIKLGLDLKGGSELLYKVRVDEREDHPGITREIIEVLKKRIDPQGVIEYRIQEHGSHRILIQVPGATRAETEGLKNRITRLGKLEFRLAASSDSPEYTDAMEGKKVPGYYKHWIRKRMGEEGEAGKWYLVRNKTEISGEHLSRIYADLKGIEPVVGFEFDAIGKSKFGQVTERNIGKPLAIILDGTLYSAPTIRDRIPGKGIIEGSFSQDEVNELIAVMRAGSLPADLELEMETMVGPSLGRDSINKGLMAGAIGGVFAILFIGIYYLGIGWVANFANVMNVFLIIGAMALLNATMTLPGIAGLVLMIGMGIDANVLIFERIREEKEKGKPLRASIKAGYQKAFSAIFDSNITTLITGVILAAVGTGPVKGFAWTLILGLIINLFTAIFVTRTIYELFLDLNWIRNFSMLKLIGTPKIRFSSYRHFLFIVSAVCVIGGITIFAIRGNKKYDIDFTGGTLVHLHLQDEKKPAQIRDSLADIGYDEAEVQSIWSGDNLTQFASSATEFGIRIKEVNEQKSQQKLTEDIKNALTERGLFAGIDFIKPTAFHLKLQQPVEEMIVQKSLEDAGYSEEDIESLTPLNQQAEKFMINIVGLEDAEQRVSLMDAVANGLRNDLMHQEIHIAMDDVVENLFSQDAKTTSSSPFIDLEASEPIDPVVLSIELKKQGFRNVLVTGRTDGSDKIRTSKLKIEGPRTTLQEIKQNAKEKISIPSVYNIENRAIQVSLKSGVSKADFMAKIQEIRPIKNAIKGVYTINAPAELFAIQVTPLNAEKIQEKIKEDIMKKFADNLYREKINVSFESLNDQSGSDSESDLSRFRVVLSKPIKGDTIMATLASAGYPNVLEGDLEAGREYQSVQIAMADQQDVKTIKSAIAGAFEISNPLKRIVSIGATVADEMKSRAILGVFFACVATIFYVWLRFGDFKFGSAAILAVVHDILITLGIVAIADYLFGNMKIDSAMVAAFLTVVGYSLNDTIVIFDRIRENMGGRGKILNAQLINESINQTLSRTLLTSITTVGVLCSLFFLGGAEIHGFAFVMLIGIMVGTYSTIFIACPFLLRKHGHSVKQTLPKAKQSYQGKKLATKNA, encoded by the coding sequence ATGGGAAAAAACCTAAGGTGGAAAATACCGCTCATTGTGATAGTTATTGCTGTCGGTATTATGATCCTGTATCCACCGGGAGAAAAGATTCTAAAGAAAGAACACGTCAGGGAAATTAATGGCAAGGTCGTAGAACGTACGACAATAGAGAAGTCGTGGACTCAGTTTTTGGTTCCTAATCCTGCTGTCCGTGAAACGATTACGGATAAAAAAACGGATGCGGATGGAAATACGGTTGAAACCAAGTCTGTTGAGTACTTGACAAAAGGTAAAATCAAACTTGGGTTGGACCTCAAAGGTGGTTCAGAGTTGCTGTATAAGGTGAGGGTAGATGAAAGAGAAGATCATCCGGGCATTACAAGGGAAATTATAGAGGTATTAAAGAAGAGGATTGATCCCCAGGGTGTTATTGAGTACAGGATTCAGGAACATGGCAGCCATCGTATCCTGATTCAGGTGCCAGGCGCGACAAGGGCTGAAACAGAAGGATTAAAAAACCGCATCACGCGACTTGGAAAACTTGAATTCAGACTCGCAGCCAGCAGCGATAGCCCGGAATATACCGATGCGATGGAAGGGAAAAAAGTTCCTGGTTATTATAAACACTGGATAAGAAAGAGAATGGGTGAAGAGGGAGAAGCAGGCAAATGGTACCTGGTACGGAATAAGACAGAAATTTCAGGTGAACATCTGTCAAGAATATATGCTGATCTCAAGGGTATTGAACCTGTTGTTGGTTTCGAATTTGATGCCATAGGTAAATCTAAATTCGGACAAGTAACAGAACGTAATATAGGAAAACCGCTGGCAATTATCCTGGACGGGACCTTGTATTCTGCGCCAACCATACGTGATCGAATTCCGGGAAAAGGTATAATAGAAGGAAGCTTCTCTCAGGATGAGGTTAATGAACTGATTGCCGTGATGCGTGCGGGTAGTCTTCCTGCGGATCTGGAACTGGAGATGGAAACTATGGTGGGGCCAAGCTTGGGAAGGGATTCTATCAATAAAGGCTTGATGGCAGGTGCGATAGGGGGAGTTTTTGCCATACTTTTCATTGGAATTTATTATCTGGGGATAGGTTGGGTTGCCAATTTTGCGAATGTCATGAATGTTTTTCTCATTATAGGGGCTATGGCATTGCTGAATGCAACCATGACGCTTCCGGGGATTGCGGGATTGGTCCTCATGATCGGTATGGGTATAGATGCTAATGTATTGATATTTGAGAGAATACGTGAAGAAAAAGAGAAAGGGAAACCCCTCCGTGCCTCGATCAAGGCAGGATACCAAAAGGCTTTCTCTGCAATTTTTGATTCCAATATTACAACATTAATTACCGGAGTAATCCTTGCTGCCGTAGGTACCGGTCCTGTGAAAGGATTTGCATGGACGTTAATTCTCGGTCTCATTATCAATCTGTTTACCGCAATTTTTGTGACGCGGACCATTTATGAACTGTTTCTGGATTTGAATTGGATCAGAAATTTTTCCATGCTCAAATTAATTGGTACTCCTAAAATTAGATTCAGTAGCTATCGGCATTTTCTATTCATTGTTTCGGCGGTATGTGTTATTGGCGGCATAACAATATTTGCTATTCGTGGTAACAAAAAATATGACATAGACTTTACCGGAGGAACGCTTGTTCATTTACATTTGCAGGATGAAAAGAAACCGGCACAGATAAGGGATAGCCTGGCAGATATCGGTTATGATGAAGCCGAGGTGCAAAGTATTTGGTCCGGAGATAATTTGACCCAGTTTGCATCTTCAGCTACTGAATTTGGCATCCGCATAAAAGAAGTCAATGAACAGAAATCACAGCAAAAGTTAACAGAAGACATAAAAAACGCTTTAACTGAAAGAGGCTTGTTTGCAGGAATTGATTTTATCAAACCAACAGCGTTTCATCTCAAATTGCAGCAACCGGTAGAGGAAATGATTGTACAGAAAAGCCTGGAAGATGCAGGATACAGTGAAGAAGACATTGAATCTCTTACCCCTTTAAATCAGCAGGCGGAAAAGTTTATGATAAATATTGTTGGCCTGGAAGATGCTGAGCAACGCGTTTCATTGATGGATGCGGTTGCAAACGGTTTGAGAAATGACCTTATGCATCAGGAGATACACATCGCCATGGATGATGTTGTTGAAAATTTATTTTCCCAAGATGCAAAGACAACTTCTTCAAGCCCTTTTATCGATTTGGAAGCAAGTGAGCCAATAGATCCGGTTGTACTTAGCATTGAACTAAAAAAACAAGGATTCCGAAATGTTTTGGTAACAGGCCGAACAGATGGGTCTGACAAGATACGCACCAGCAAACTGAAAATTGAGGGGCCAAGAACCACCTTGCAGGAAATAAAACAAAATGCAAAGGAAAAAATCTCTATACCGAGTGTTTACAACATTGAAAATAGAGCCATACAGGTCAGCTTAAAGAGCGGCGTCAGCAAGGCGGACTTCATGGCAAAGATTCAAGAGATCAGACCTATAAAAAACGCCATAAAAGGTGTTTATACAATAAATGCTCCGGCAGAATTATTTGCAATTCAAGTAACGCCATTAAATGCGGAAAAGATACAAGAAAAGATAAAAGAAGACATTATGAAAAAATTCGCAGACAATTTATATAGAGAAAAAATTAATGTCTCTTTTGAATCATTAAACGATCAATCTGGATCTGACAGCGAGTCTGATCTGTCTCGATTCCGCGTTGTCTTGTCCAAACCGATAAAAGGCGATACGATTATGGCAACACTCGCCTCCGCAGGCTATCCTAACGTGCTGGAAGGTGATCTGGAGGCAGGGAGGGAATATCAATCCGTTCAAATTGCAATGGCTGACCAGCAAGACGTGAAAACCATAAAAAGTGCCATAGCGGGAGCTTTTGAAATATCAAATCCTCTTAAAAGGATTGTAAGCATTGGCGCTACCGTTGCGGACGAGATGAAGAGCCGGGCTATTTTAGGTGTATTCTTCGCATGTGTAGCAACAATATTTTATGTATGGTTGCGCTTTGGAGATTTTAAATTCGGGTCTGCCGCAATTCTTGCAGTTGTTCACGACATCCTCATTACTCTAGGTATTGTTGCGATAGCGGATTATTTGTTTGGCAATATGAAGATTGATAGCGCCATGGTGGCGGCCTTTCTTACGGTTGTTGGTTACTCTCTCAATGATACGATTGTGATCTTTGACCGAATCAGAGAAAATATGGGCGGAAGAGGTAAGATATTAAATGCACAATTGATTAATGAAAGTATCAATCAGACATTAAGTCGTACCCTGTTAACAAGTATCACAACCGTTGGTGTGCTCTGTTCACTGTTCTTCCTGGGTGGCGCTGAAATTCATGGATTCGCATTTGTCATGCTCATTGGAATAATGGTGGGAACATATTCTACGATATTTATAGCATGTCCGTTTTTGCTGAGAAAACACGGACACTCTGTAAAGCAGACATTGCCAAAAGCAAAGCAATCGTATCAGGGAAAGAAGTTGGCAACAAAAAATGCATAA
- the yajC gene encoding preprotein translocase subunit YajC: MLFLLQAAGKQQAPGGMMSLLLPFILMFVVMYFLILRPQKRKEKERKALLSKVRKKDRVVTAGGLHGVITSVRENEVILMIDEAKDIKVKVDRNSIATVLEIAHDADEDEGEEETATPKVIEKENKGNKEKK, from the coding sequence ATGCTTTTTTTATTACAAGCAGCTGGAAAACAGCAGGCACCCGGGGGCATGATGTCGCTGTTGCTTCCGTTTATACTCATGTTTGTTGTAATGTACTTTCTCATTTTGCGACCACAGAAGAGAAAGGAAAAAGAGCGGAAAGCCCTCTTGTCCAAGGTTAGGAAAAAGGACAGAGTTGTAACTGCCGGTGGACTGCATGGTGTTATAACTTCAGTAAGAGAAAATGAGGTTATTCTCATGATTGACGAGGCAAAAGATATTAAGGTCAAAGTAGACAGGAATTCCATTGCGACGGTACTGGAAATAGCGCATGATGCGGATGAGGATGAAGGCGAAGAGGAAACGGCAACCCCAAAAGTAATAGAAAAAGAAAATAAAGGAAATAAAGAAAAAAAGTAA
- the tgt gene encoding tRNA guanosine(34) transglycosylase Tgt has product MVFNVLAVDKQTKARCGELQLAGCNILTPVFMPVGTQGTVKALTPELLKKTNTKVILCNAYHLCLRPGEKLIRQLGGLHEFIGWDGVIITDSGGFQVFSLAELTKVSDNGVEFQSPIDGARLFLTPERMTQIQNEIGADIIMAFDECVPYPCKYGRAELAVRRTLAWAERCLHMHKNNQQSLFGIVQGSVFKDLRNECAEGLVKMNFEGYAIGGLSVGEGSHLMNEVLDYTVEYLPQDKPRYLMGVGFPIDILNAVERGVDMFDCVVPSRNGRNGCAFTGAGKVKILNSRYKDDPKPLDEKCTCYTCEHFSRAYLRHLFMAKELLGLTLMSLHNIFYFQNLMRQVRESILRGEFKKFKTDCLLQYQNN; this is encoded by the coding sequence TGCCTGTTGGTACACAAGGAACAGTCAAGGCATTGACCCCTGAACTGTTAAAAAAAACCAATACGAAAGTTATTTTGTGCAATGCGTATCATCTCTGTCTTAGACCGGGAGAAAAACTTATTCGACAATTAGGAGGATTGCATGAATTTATTGGCTGGGATGGTGTCATCATCACTGATAGTGGGGGCTTTCAGGTCTTTTCTCTTGCCGAATTGACAAAAGTTTCTGACAATGGAGTGGAATTTCAATCGCCTATTGATGGTGCGAGACTATTCCTTACTCCGGAAAGGATGACACAAATACAAAATGAGATTGGTGCAGATATTATCATGGCATTTGATGAATGTGTGCCCTATCCCTGCAAATATGGCAGGGCGGAACTTGCGGTACGAAGAACGCTTGCGTGGGCGGAACGTTGTTTGCACATGCATAAAAATAATCAACAATCACTTTTTGGTATTGTACAAGGAAGTGTTTTTAAAGACCTTCGTAACGAATGTGCTGAAGGTTTGGTAAAAATGAATTTTGAGGGATATGCCATCGGAGGACTCAGTGTGGGTGAAGGAAGTCATCTGATGAATGAAGTTCTGGACTATACTGTTGAATATTTGCCGCAAGATAAGCCAAGATACCTCATGGGAGTCGGATTCCCTATTGATATTCTTAACGCCGTTGAACGTGGTGTTGACATGTTTGATTGCGTTGTTCCCTCTCGTAATGGAAGAAACGGTTGTGCTTTTACCGGTGCTGGAAAAGTGAAAATATTGAACAGTCGATATAAAGATGATCCTAAACCTTTAGACGAAAAATGTACGTGTTATACGTGTGAACACTTTTCAAGGGCTTATTTAAGACATCTCTTCATGGCAAAAGAACTCCTGGGTTTAACCCTGATGTCCTTGCATAATATATTTTACTTTCAAAATCTTATGCGGCAAGTAAGAGAATCAATTCTAAGGGGAGAATTCAAGAAATTTAAAACTGATTGTTTATTACAGTATCAGAACAATTAA